The nucleotide sequence TGGAGACAATCTTTCCAAGCAACCCCGAATCCATTAAATGTTTTAGTTTCATTACAGCCGGATTGAACCTTTCGATGTGCCCGACCATGAGTTTTACTCCGGCATCGGAAGCAGCATTAACCAGGTCTTTTGCGTTTTCAATGGTATCGGATAAGGGTTTCTCTATCAATATATTGATCCCACATGCAATGGCATCCAGTCCGACCTGTTTATGTAACGTTGTTGGCACAGCTATACTGATAGCATCAAGATCCTGTTTAAGCAATTCTGTATGATCAATAAAGCCAGGGACTCCATATTGACTGGAAAGTTCATTTACCCTGCTTTCTGAAACATCGGATATGCCTATAAGTTCAACATTAGCCATCTCATTATAGATCCTCACATGATGCTGGCCCATAGCTCCGACGCCAATAACTCCTACTCTCATTCTATAACCTCACAAATTGTTTTAATAATATATGACAATTCCTTTTTTGATACTGCAGGATGAATAGGTAGTGAGATCACTTGCTTTGCAGCGAGTTCTGTTTCCAGAAAGGTATCATCATATCCCAGTTTCATATAGAAAGGTTGTTTGTGTATTGGTATGGGATAATATATACCGGTCCCGATGTCATGATCTCGTAATCTCTCAACAAGAGTGTCTCGTTCTATTGGATAATCTTCCGTTATCCTAATTGTATATTGATGGAATACATGTGTACACCCTTTCCTTATTGTAGGAATTTCAATGCCAGGGATATTCTTCAGTCCCTCTGATAAATATTTTGCATTTTCAATTCTTTTTGCATTAAAATCAGCAAGCTTTTTTAGCTGGACCAATCCTATAGCAGCGGAAATATCTGTCATTCTAAAGTTATAGCCCAACATTTCATGAAGATAGCGCTGTTTTGAACCATGAGAACGTATCATACGTGCACAAATATCAATGTCCGGATTATTTGTAGTTATCATACCACCTTCACTGGTGGTCATATTTTTAGTCGGGTAGAAGCTAAACGTCCCGATACCGAAAGAACCCACATTTTTTCCGTGATACTGTGCACCATGGGCCTGGCAAGCATCCTCGATCAGTACCAGGTCATAGTCCCTGGCAATTTCCATTAAAGCTTTCATCTCGGCAGGATGTCCATAAAGATGTACTGGCAGGATTGCTTTTGTTCTGTGTGTGATCTTGTTAAGGACATCATCCGGATCGATGTTGAAAGTATCACGGGATATATCTGCAAATATTGGCTTTGCATTTGTATACAGTATGGAATTGGCAGTGGCAATAAAAGAAAAGGAAGTTGTGATTACCTCATCGTCCTGTCTTACCCCTGCTGCCTGAAGTGCAATTTGTAAAGCTGAGGTTCCTGAATTCACGGCAATTGCATGCTTGACACCGATCAATTCTTTGAAGTTGTGTTCAAATAACGATACTCTTGTGCCTTCGGCAATATTACCTGATCTTAATACCTCAACAGCGGCATTGATCTCATCTTCATCTAATAGTGGTTTTGCAATGGGGATCATAATATAATTTATAATTAAATCGAATTTACTGTCAATAATTCATCACTTAACATTGTAATCTTCGCAGGAACCCCTATTGCCAGTTTTCGCGGGGGTACATCTTTTGTTACAAGAGCTCCGGCTGCTACCATCGCGCTTTCACCGATCTCAACACCTGGAAGTATTGTTGAATTAGCTCCAATAGATGCATTGAACCGTAAAGTTGGTCCTTTCAATTTATATTTCTTGCGAATAGGATATTTATCATTTGTCAGGACAGCACAGGGACCAATAAAAACATTATCTTCAATAGTCGTATTAGTTGGAATATATGCATTGCTCTGGATACTTACATTATTCCCAATTGTTGTGTTTCCATCTACTACGACATTGGTACCTATCAAAACATTGTCTCCAATAGTGGTGTGTTCCCTGATTAGGATATTATGTCCGGATCTGAAATTATTCCCTATCTCAACGTCAGAATATATGATAGATCCGGATCGTATTACTGCATTTTCTCCTATTGTCGTGCCTTTGAACTCGTATTCAGAGATAGGAATTGTTGAATTCGCTAATTCCCGGATTATTTTATTTGTTGGATAACCAAGAATAACATTTTCAAGAATAATACAATCATTATCGATTGAATTATTTCCATACATATGTGCAGATTCATGGATTCTATTATTCTGATGTAAATAAGAATTCAAATTCATTCACCGTCTTTCTTTAATGAGACTGTAGTTTTAGTCCGTAATTTTCACACAGTCAAGCTTAATTCACTATATGTTTCCGTCTTTACAAAAACATTTTGCTGATTTTTACACTATTTACTCAATTTCAGCTATATATTTACCCTTTACCCATATTCTTCCTTTATTCCTTTTCGCCCCTCTACATATAGCACATTTTTAGAAAGCATTCGCTCACAAAAATATCCCACTATTCATCATATTTCAGTTTTTCCGGCGCTGGAAGATAAATGCCAGACAAAGCATTGCAATTATTGGGATTGCAAGTGTTGGGAACTCTGGGATTTCTTCAATGTCCACTTCTATTGTGAAACTATCGACCGGTTCACCAGCATCCAATACTCCATCATGATCCACGTCTACAATGATGTCATAGTTTCCGGCTGTAAGTGGTGCAATCCAGATCTGAGTAACATCAATGATTCCAGAACCATCTGTGGATACTGTTTCAACACCATCACCAACATCAGGTCCGATCTGGTCATTCACAGACCATTCCCTGTTTGGAACTACATAGATGTCCACAGCCTGGTCGTTAGCCGGAAGATCTCCCGCATAGCAGTAGACGTTCTCCCCCAGAGCAAATACATTCTTTTCAGCTCCAGTATCATTGGAAGAATGGACATAAGCTTCTGCAGCATATGGCACTGTAGCATATGGCACTGTATTAGTGCTTAACGTTTGTTCTTCAGTATTAGGATATATCACATAGACTCGGATGGTTCCTGTTTTACTTCCACCGTTGGAATTTAGAGTTATGGTTCCGGTATGTTCCGTATTACGTGTTAGTCCTTTGGTGTCAATGGTTACAGTAACAGTATCTGTTTCTGTGGTTGTTGTTCCACTGGTTGGATCCATGCTTATCCATGTTTGGTCATCGCTAACATTCCATTCCAGGATTCCTTCACCACAGTTAGTTATATTGAATGTCCAGGTTCTTGTTCCACCTAAAAAAACTTTTCCAAAGTCATACGATGGTGGATCAGGATCAGTGCAGTAATGGTATGACCCTGCTACAGGCATTTCGGGCTTATCTGAGATTGTTGGTGTTGCGAATAGTATATACACAGCAAGCACTATAATCGCCAAAATAACAATCTGAATTTTGTTGATTCGTTTTTTCATTTTTGCACCGCCATTCATTTTTTTGTGATGTTTGCATTCTTATGTGGAATCAACACGTTACTACGCCGCCATATTCCAGCAAATATGGTGTGAATCCAAACTCTTCACGTTTTTTGCAATATTATAAATTTTAGCAGTTCCTTGAAAATGCTAAATATTAATATACAACTTTATATATATAGTGTTTATATATAAATGTATGTATGAAAATAATATTTCAATCCTTGGCGTCAATATAGCATCTGTCTTGATGTGAGATAACCACACTTTAATATTTTCATCCGACACATCATCAAACTTATCATTAATATGCATGTGTCATCGGTTAAGAGTAATATTGTAATGGAACACGAATTGCACGGATAATAAATAAATCCGTGAAAATCCGTTTAATCCGTGTCATCTGTGTTCGATTTAAATCAAATTGGAGTATCGTATGAAATCATTTGTCTTTTGGAAAATAATACATACCAACTCTGTCAAACTCCTTAACCAATGACCAATGTATTAATATGTGCAACAAATTCTTTGTGTATCTCAGGTCTTTTTGTATCAGATTTAGCAAGTGGACATTCTGGAAACTTCCTTACCCGGGTTTTCATCTATCCTAAAAAAACTCACATCGCTTTGAAGGCATTTATCCACATCTCACCAGCACAGTCCCACATATTCGATATATTCACATTGTATCATATTACGACCATCGACCACAAGTGGACGGCGCATAACCTTGAACTCTGAACAGAGTCCTTTAAACTCATCCCACTCAGTCATGACCAGGCAGCCGTTGGCCCCTTTTAGTGCATGGATAGCTGAATCGCAATATTCAATGTCAGGATAAATAGCCTTCATATTATCAGTTGCCATGGGGTCATATGAAGATACCTTTGCCCCCTTATCCAGCAATGCCCTGATAACAGGTATGGACCTGGACTCCCTGATATCATCGGTATCATTCTTAAATGCAAGACCCAGTACAGCGATTCTTTTTCCTTCCAGATCACCTGTGCGGGACTCCAGCAGGTCTATCATCATTAAGGGCTGTACTTCATTGACATTGATAACTGACTCAAGCAATCCAGGTTCATATCCAAGTTCTTTTGCCTTTCCGATAAGAGCCTTAACATCCTTTGGGAAACATGAACCACCGAAACCCGCACCCGAGTTGAGGAAATTTGGCGATATCCTGGAGTCCTTGCCAACTGTTTCCATGACTTTGTATGTATCTATTCCCATTTTTTTACATATATTGCCGATCTCGTTGGAG is from ANME-2 cluster archaeon and encodes:
- a CDS encoding Gfo/Idh/MocA family oxidoreductase, producing the protein MRVGVIGVGAMGQHHVRIYNEMANVELIGISDVSESRVNELSSQYGVPGFIDHTELLKQDLDAISIAVPTTLHKQVGLDAIACGINILIEKPLSDTIENAKDLVNAASDAGVKLMVGHIERFNPAVMKLKHLMDSGLLGKIVS
- a CDS encoding DegT/DnrJ/EryC1/StrS family aminotransferase, which produces MIPIAKPLLDEDEINAAVEVLRSGNIAEGTRVSLFEHNFKELIGVKHAIAVNSGTSALQIALQAAGVRQDDEVITTSFSFIATANSILYTNAKPIFADISRDTFNIDPDDVLNKITHRTKAILPVHLYGHPAEMKALMEIARDYDLVLIEDACQAHGAQYHGKNVGSFGIGTFSFYPTKNMTTSEGGMITTNNPDIDICARMIRSHGSKQRYLHEMLGYNFRMTDISAAIGLVQLKKLADFNAKRIENAKYLSEGLKNIPGIEIPTIRKGCTHVFHQYTIRITEDYPIERDTLVERLRDHDIGTGIYYPIPIHKQPFYMKLGYDDTFLETELAAKQVISLPIHPAVSKKELSYIIKTICEVIE
- a CDS encoding N-acetyltransferase, with translation MNLNSYLHQNNRIHESAHMYGNNSIDNDCIILENVILGYPTNKIIRELANSTIPISEYEFKGTTIGENAVIRSGSIIYSDVEIGNNFRSGHNILIREHTTIGDNVLIGTNVVVDGNTTIGNNVSIQSNAYIPTNTTIEDNVFIGPCAVLTNDKYPIRKKYKLKGPTLRFNASIGANSTILPGVEIGESAMVAAGALVTKDVPPRKLAIGVPAKITMLSDELLTVNSI
- a CDS encoding PEF-CTERM sorting domain-containing protein; the encoded protein is MDPTSGTTTTETDTVTVTIDTKGLTRNTEHTGTITLNSNGGSKTGTIRVYVIYPNTEEQTLSTNTVPYATVPYAAEAYVHSSNDTGAEKNVFALGENVYCYAGDLPANDQAVDIYVVPNREWSVNDQIGPDVGDGVETVSTDGSGIIDVTQIWIAPLTAGNYDIIVDVDHDGVLDAGEPVDSFTIEVDIEEIPEFPTLAIPIIAMLCLAFIFQRRKN
- a CDS encoding UDP-glucose/GDP-mannose dehydrogenase family protein translates to KHAGENIRATTDYDDAVANTDISFICVGTPSDDNGNIDLGIVKAASQSLGIAIGKKDGYHVVVVKSTVVPETTEKVVVPIIERASGRKPGVDFGAGMNPEFLREGKAVHDFMHPDKIVIGAIDQRSDDTISGLYAGLKCQITHTDPSTAEMIKYVNNSFLATKISFSNEIGNICKKMGIDTYKVMETVGKDSRISPNFLNSGAGFGGSCFPKDVKALIGKAKELGYEPGLLESVINVNEVQPLMMIDLLESRTGDLEGKRIAVLGLAFKNDTDDIRESRSIPVIRALLDKGAKVSSYDPMATDNMKAIYPDIEYCDSAIHALKGANGCLVMTEWDEFKGLCSEFKVMRRPLVVDGRNMIQCEYIEYVGLCW